Proteins encoded within one genomic window of Actinoplanes octamycinicus:
- a CDS encoding S8 family peptidase, with the protein MSASPGKHRYLRRLSPRAKTALFASVVVVAAGVTIPAFAGDGPTVELIVGLKQNNADSSAQRLLDKGYKLRGAALLEKLAARTIVVPADEADSISAVLEAQKGVDYVEENRTVVAAAAEEPSGEPATVESTGEPAAEESTGSTTAEESTSSTKAADTPPPPNMRDVLTQIAVPAAWETATTWSSPVVAVVDTGVNPVGGLADVLLPGESFMPNIDSSADDSTNSHGTAMASLVNAACPTCKILPVKALDMRGTGEDDKIAPAVEYAADQGAKVINLSLGYQDRTATAGQTMQRAIDYARGKGAVVIASAGNSVRNNEWGVLKQYPAANPGVLGVGGINTAGGRYTPDDDPNKDPKKRMGTNYGADWVDLAAPYCAAVLTGTGATTSMCGTSVSTALASAVAGLVRARTSTVNLWTVENALTSTAVPPSASDKWVAFGTVRADRAVGKVDTTAPKITDATPAYLTKFRGTVSVTATGVTDTGGGYLAGSGILGAALYADGAFVGSDYTAPYAVNYNSGTRNGVVKLQWKVWDKAANLAVFYRNIVADNTKPSYKFNAPANNAKVGNTVKVTASTWDGGSGVYRAELWINNKLIKTSTSTSISWSVDTRSLGKTMKVSLGVRDKVGNVVYSPVRTWKK; encoded by the coding sequence ATGAGCGCCAGCCCCGGCAAGCACCGGTACCTGCGGCGGCTCTCGCCGCGGGCGAAGACCGCGCTGTTCGCCTCCGTCGTAGTGGTCGCCGCCGGCGTCACCATCCCGGCGTTCGCCGGTGACGGCCCGACCGTGGAGCTGATCGTCGGTCTGAAGCAGAACAACGCGGACAGCTCCGCGCAGCGCCTGCTGGACAAGGGCTACAAGCTGCGCGGCGCGGCCCTGCTGGAGAAGCTGGCGGCCCGCACGATCGTGGTCCCGGCCGACGAGGCCGACTCGATCTCGGCGGTGCTCGAGGCCCAGAAGGGCGTCGACTACGTCGAGGAGAACCGGACGGTGGTGGCCGCCGCGGCCGAGGAGCCGTCCGGCGAGCCGGCGACGGTGGAGTCGACCGGCGAGCCTGCGGCCGAGGAGTCGACCGGCTCCACAACGGCCGAGGAGTCGACCAGCTCCACAAAGGCTGCCGACACCCCGCCGCCGCCGAACATGCGTGACGTGCTGACCCAGATCGCCGTCCCGGCCGCCTGGGAGACCGCCACCACCTGGAGCAGCCCGGTGGTCGCGGTGGTGGACACCGGCGTCAACCCGGTCGGCGGGCTGGCCGACGTGCTGCTTCCCGGCGAATCCTTCATGCCGAACATCGACAGCAGCGCAGATGACAGCACGAACAGCCACGGCACCGCGATGGCCTCACTGGTCAACGCGGCCTGCCCGACCTGCAAGATCCTGCCGGTGAAGGCGCTGGACATGCGCGGCACCGGCGAAGACGACAAGATCGCTCCGGCCGTCGAGTATGCGGCCGATCAGGGCGCCAAGGTCATCAACCTGTCGCTGGGTTATCAGGACCGGACGGCCACGGCCGGTCAGACGATGCAGCGGGCGATCGACTACGCCCGGGGCAAGGGCGCGGTCGTGATCGCCAGTGCCGGCAACTCCGTTCGCAACAACGAGTGGGGCGTGCTCAAGCAGTACCCGGCCGCCAATCCCGGCGTGCTGGGCGTCGGCGGGATCAACACCGCCGGCGGGCGGTACACCCCGGACGACGATCCGAACAAGGATCCCAAGAAGCGGATGGGGACGAACTACGGCGCCGACTGGGTCGACCTGGCCGCGCCGTACTGCGCGGCCGTGCTCACCGGCACCGGCGCCACCACATCGATGTGCGGCACGTCGGTGTCGACGGCCCTGGCCTCCGCGGTCGCCGGACTGGTCCGCGCCCGCACCTCCACGGTCAACCTGTGGACCGTCGAGAACGCGCTGACCAGCACCGCCGTCCCGCCGAGCGCCTCGGACAAGTGGGTCGCCTTCGGCACGGTCCGGGCGGACCGCGCGGTCGGCAAGGTGGACACCACCGCGCCGAAGATCACCGACGCCACCCCGGCCTACCTGACCAAGTTCCGCGGCACGGTCTCCGTGACGGCGACCGGCGTCACCGACACCGGCGGCGGCTACCTGGCCGGCTCCGGCATCCTCGGCGCCGCCCTCTACGCCGACGGCGCCTTCGTCGGCAGCGACTACACCGCGCCGTACGCCGTGAACTACAACAGCGGCACCCGCAACGGCGTCGTGAAGCTGCAGTGGAAGGTCTGGGACAAGGCCGCCAACCTGGCCGTCTTCTACCGCAACATCGTCGCGGACAACACCAAGCCGAGCTACAAGTTCAACGCGCCGGCCAACAACGCGAAGGTCGGGAACACCGTCAAGGTCACCGCCAGCACCTGGGACGGCGGCAGCGGTGTCTACCGGGCCGAGCTGTGGATCAACAACAAGCTGATCAAGACCAGCACCAGCACCAGCATCTCCTGGTCGGTCGACACCCGAAGCCTGGGCAAGACCATGAAGGTCTCGCTCGGCGTCCGGGACAAGGTCGGCAACGTGGTCTACTCGCCGGTGCGGACCTGGAAGAAGTAA
- a CDS encoding PSP1 domain-containing protein produces MGMLCAVSFNRYGRLYYLDPGEFTPSVGDRVLVPTDDGPEVAECVWAPQWVSEETDGFPKIMGIAGDDDLRRDELLRKRKAEAKVAAKKLIKAHELPMKVVAVDHVLDQGGANGPRTTIYFTAPHRVDFRSLVRDLGATLHCRVELRQLSARDSARVQGGIGSCGRDLCCATFLTDFEPVTIRMAKDQDLPLNPLRISGACGRLMCCLKYEHPLYQQFQASAPAVGSRVSTPEGDGRVVAHSVPKDAVVVRMDADGSRCSCSRASVCAPRQAHDAHYNP; encoded by the coding sequence ATGGGCATGCTGTGCGCGGTCAGTTTCAACCGGTACGGCCGCCTCTACTACCTCGATCCGGGCGAGTTCACCCCGTCCGTCGGCGACCGCGTGCTGGTGCCGACCGACGACGGTCCCGAGGTGGCGGAGTGCGTCTGGGCGCCGCAATGGGTCAGCGAGGAGACCGACGGATTCCCCAAGATCATGGGGATCGCCGGCGACGACGACCTGCGCCGCGACGAGCTGCTCCGGAAACGCAAGGCGGAGGCCAAGGTCGCCGCCAAGAAACTGATCAAGGCGCACGAGCTGCCGATGAAGGTGGTCGCCGTCGACCACGTGCTGGACCAGGGCGGCGCCAACGGCCCGCGGACCACGATCTACTTCACCGCGCCGCACCGGGTCGACTTCCGCTCGCTGGTCCGCGACCTGGGCGCCACCCTGCACTGCCGGGTCGAGCTGCGCCAGCTCTCCGCGCGCGACTCGGCCCGCGTCCAGGGCGGCATCGGCTCCTGCGGCCGTGACCTGTGCTGCGCCACCTTCCTGACCGATTTCGAGCCGGTCACCATCCGGATGGCGAAAGACCAGGACCTCCCGCTCAACCCGCTGCGCATCTCCGGAGCCTGCGGCCGCCTGATGTGCTGCCTCAAATACGAACACCCGCTCTACCAGCAGTTCCAGGCCTCCGCGCCAGCCGTCGGCAGCCGCGTCAGCACCCCGGAGGGCGACGGCCGGGTGGTCGCGCACAGTGTGCCGAAGGATGCGGTCGTGGTCCGGATGGACGCCGACGGCTCCCGCTGCTCCTGCTCCCGAGCGTCGGTCTGCGCCCCGCGCCAGGCGCACGACGCGCATTACAACCCGTAG
- a CDS encoding metallophosphoesterase family protein produces the protein MPVVPPAPPAAAPPAEAEHTMPSRPGSLDPQELGFTPQKPIGWLAPLLLLSTGLRALLAIFFGAYLDKRELQNALDADFFDHSATADGEMWLDYVADLGDGFDATYSIAWLLAQPSLTVAGATLPRGRLLLMGGDQVYPLASGDGYESRMKGPYRAALPEAPAGEPRPTLFALPGNHDWYDGLTAFLRLFARRKDGHIGGWRTEQRRSYFAVKLPQNWWLFAVDEQFGAYIDDPQLLYFEKAAREVGPDDRIILMTPSPTWVKARDNPEAYDAVDYFLRTILAPTQAQVRVLVSGDLHHYARYTGDDRELITCGGGGAYLLGTHKLPETIVVPPRETLTRSRSRSRDYRLAARFPESAQSRKLGWGVFHRVPRRNAGFATMLGIIHTLTMLPMAGAARQGGNIQRLFSIPLLLMLTLIMIGTVLFAKPPGAAKAKHARHWILGVSHGLAQIGLAAAGTWVWLRLPFQDWAWPGPFIVAAVLYGPVIAILATQLLALYLLVASSFDVNLNELFAGQGIEDAKSFLRLHIDREGTLTIHPLGVDRVCHRWAADPGGEPHAPWLRPEEPIEVHRIEPPIPVAGPGTPRA, from the coding sequence ATGCCTGTCGTTCCCCCCGCGCCTCCCGCCGCCGCCCCGCCGGCCGAGGCCGAGCACACCATGCCGTCCCGGCCGGGCAGCCTCGATCCGCAGGAGCTCGGCTTCACCCCGCAGAAGCCGATCGGCTGGCTCGCCCCACTGCTGCTGCTCAGCACCGGGCTGCGGGCGCTGCTGGCGATCTTCTTCGGGGCCTATCTCGACAAGCGCGAGCTGCAGAACGCGTTGGACGCCGACTTCTTCGACCACTCGGCGACGGCCGACGGCGAGATGTGGCTGGACTACGTGGCCGATCTGGGCGACGGCTTCGACGCGACGTATTCGATCGCCTGGCTGCTCGCCCAGCCGTCGCTGACCGTGGCCGGCGCGACCCTGCCCCGCGGCCGGCTGCTGCTGATGGGCGGCGACCAGGTCTATCCGCTGGCCAGTGGCGACGGTTACGAGAGCCGGATGAAGGGGCCGTACCGCGCGGCGCTGCCCGAGGCGCCGGCCGGGGAACCGCGACCCACCCTGTTCGCGCTGCCCGGCAACCACGACTGGTACGACGGGCTGACCGCGTTCCTGCGGCTCTTCGCGCGCCGCAAGGACGGGCACATCGGCGGATGGCGCACCGAGCAGCGCCGGTCGTACTTCGCCGTGAAGCTGCCGCAGAACTGGTGGCTGTTCGCGGTGGACGAGCAGTTCGGGGCGTACATCGACGATCCCCAGCTGCTCTACTTCGAGAAAGCGGCCCGGGAGGTCGGGCCGGACGACCGGATCATCCTGATGACCCCGTCCCCGACCTGGGTGAAAGCGCGGGACAACCCGGAGGCGTACGACGCCGTCGACTACTTCCTGCGCACCATCCTGGCGCCCACCCAGGCGCAGGTGCGGGTGCTGGTCTCCGGTGACCTGCACCACTACGCGCGATACACCGGTGACGATCGGGAGCTGATCACCTGCGGCGGCGGCGGGGCGTACCTGCTGGGCACCCACAAGCTGCCGGAGACCATCGTGGTGCCGCCGCGGGAGACGCTGACCCGCAGCCGCTCCCGCAGCCGGGACTACCGGCTGGCGGCCCGCTTCCCGGAGTCGGCCCAGTCGCGCAAGCTGGGCTGGGGCGTCTTCCACCGGGTGCCGCGGCGCAACGCCGGGTTCGCCACCATGCTCGGCATCATCCACACGCTGACCATGCTGCCGATGGCCGGCGCGGCCCGGCAGGGCGGCAACATCCAGCGGCTGTTCAGCATCCCGCTGCTGCTCATGCTGACGTTGATCATGATCGGCACGGTGCTCTTCGCGAAACCGCCGGGCGCGGCCAAGGCCAAACACGCGCGGCACTGGATCCTCGGGGTGAGCCACGGGCTGGCGCAGATCGGGCTGGCCGCGGCGGGCACCTGGGTGTGGTTGCGGCTGCCGTTCCAGGACTGGGCGTGGCCCGGCCCGTTCATCGTCGCGGCGGTGCTCTACGGCCCGGTGATCGCGATCCTGGCCACCCAGTTGCTCGCGTTGTACCTGCTGGTGGCGAGCTCCTTCGACGTGAACCTCAACGAGCTCTTCGCGGGGCAGGGCATCGAGGACGCGAAAAGCTTCCTGCGACTGCACATCGACCGGGAGGGGACGCTGACCATCCATCCGCTCGGCGTGGACCGGGTCTGCCATCGCTGGGCGGCAGACCCGGGCGGCGAGCCGCACGCGCCCTGGTTACGGCCGGAGGAGCCGATCGAGGTGCACCGAATCGAGCCGCCCATCCCGGTGGCGGGGCCGGGGACGCCACGGGCGTGA
- a CDS encoding tyrosine-type recombinase/integrase, whose translation MARPPLPIGTYGTIRTEEIGPNRFRARARFRDYDGRIRDVEATDATSPAAIRKLKEKLRDRVAPNDDDITRETHVETLAKLWLEEVKAEERITPQTLDRYEISVRVSIVPAMGALRLREASVGRIDKFLRAVAQERPSAAKSAKVVLGQMFALAVRHGALPSNPVRDTGRLRNPRQQVVALDMEQLEKVRAAIREWQQPKPGKSGPRPSGDLADIVDLMLATGARIGEILALRWADLNLAADQATVTICGTIVYVRGKGFFRQEWTKSEAGFRKLVLPRFAVAMLLARKVSAADNPFDAIFASRRGTWLSPQNVRRQWRQARAEAGLEWVKPHTFRKTVATLIGNEVDADSAAAQLGHGDKAITKKHYIEEPAVAPDSSAILERLGGRPSKRRPRAA comes from the coding sequence GTGGCGCGACCTCCTCTACCCATTGGTACCTACGGCACGATCCGCACCGAGGAAATCGGGCCCAACCGGTTCCGCGCCCGGGCTCGCTTCCGCGACTACGACGGCAGGATCCGCGACGTCGAGGCCACGGACGCCACCAGCCCAGCCGCGATCCGCAAGTTGAAGGAGAAGCTTCGTGATCGCGTCGCGCCCAACGACGACGACATCACGAGGGAGACCCACGTCGAGACACTGGCCAAGCTGTGGCTTGAGGAGGTGAAGGCAGAGGAACGGATCACGCCGCAAACCCTCGACAGGTACGAGATCAGCGTCAGGGTCTCGATCGTGCCGGCTATGGGAGCACTCCGTCTCCGAGAGGCAAGCGTGGGCCGCATCGACAAGTTCCTCCGAGCGGTGGCTCAAGAACGTCCTTCCGCGGCCAAAAGCGCCAAGGTCGTTCTCGGTCAGATGTTCGCATTGGCGGTCCGCCACGGAGCCCTGCCGAGCAACCCGGTCCGGGACACCGGACGACTGCGTAACCCGCGCCAACAGGTGGTTGCGCTCGACATGGAGCAGCTGGAGAAAGTCCGTGCGGCGATCCGGGAGTGGCAGCAACCCAAGCCCGGGAAGTCCGGCCCACGACCCTCCGGGGACCTGGCCGACATCGTCGACCTGATGCTGGCCACCGGCGCCCGTATCGGAGAGATCCTCGCTTTGCGGTGGGCGGACCTCAACCTTGCCGCTGACCAGGCAACGGTGACCATCTGCGGCACGATCGTCTACGTACGGGGCAAGGGGTTCTTCCGGCAGGAGTGGACCAAGAGCGAGGCTGGCTTCCGGAAGCTCGTCCTGCCCCGGTTCGCCGTCGCCATGCTCCTGGCTCGGAAGGTCTCTGCTGCCGACAACCCGTTCGATGCGATCTTCGCGTCCCGGCGCGGCACCTGGTTGTCTCCGCAGAACGTCCGACGGCAGTGGCGTCAGGCCCGTGCCGAGGCCGGCTTGGAGTGGGTGAAGCCGCACACCTTCCGCAAGACCGTCGCCACGCTCATCGGCAACGAGGTCGACGCGGACAGCGCAGCCGCTCAACTCGGGCATGGCGACAAGGCGATCACCAAGAAGCACTACATCGAAGAGCCCGCCGTCGCCCCGGACAGCTCCGCCATCCTTGAACGCCTCGGCGGCCGACCCTCGAAGCGGCGGCCCCGGGCCGCATAG
- a CDS encoding helix-turn-helix transcriptional regulator, with protein MNDPMPEWRPDPLMTVDDVATWLRTPKHTLYAWHSRGKGPRAIRVGRTLRYRRSEVERWLDVQTDPER; from the coding sequence ATGAACGACCCCATGCCCGAATGGCGGCCCGACCCGCTAATGACCGTGGACGACGTCGCTACCTGGCTCCGAACGCCGAAGCACACTCTCTATGCCTGGCACAGCCGGGGCAAGGGGCCGCGCGCCATTCGAGTTGGCAGGACGCTGCGCTACCGGCGCAGCGAGGTCGAACGCTGGCTCGACGTCCAGACCGACCCGGAGCGCTGA